GCCATCAAGTAATAAGATAGAAAATAGCCTCGGTTACCGACTTTCACTATATATCTGGTATTTGACGCGACAATATTTATGGCCGCGTCAAACGTCTCAGTATAAAAGAGGCAAAGTTTTTGTAACAAGTTCTACAGAATTGGAACATGGAAAGTCTGTATCCAATAAGAGTTTTGCGTCTTATTCACTTGTCAAGATGAGTTTATGAGTTCTCCCATTCGCTTCCTCATGTGCCCGCCCGACCACTACGACGTGGATTATGTAATTAACCCGTGGATGGAAGGAAACGTTCACAAATCGTCACGCGATCGCGCCGTGGATCAGTGGCAGGGACTTTACCACATCCTCAAAGACCACGCGATCGTAGATTTGGTCACACCGCAAAAAGGTTGGCCGGACATGGTATTTACCGCTAACGCCGGTTTGGTCTTGGGTGAAAACGTAGTTCTCAGTCGCTTTTACCACAAAGAGCGACAAGGGGAAGAACCTCACTTCAAAGAGTGGTTCGAGTCCCAAGGCTACACGGTACATGAGTTGCCCAAAGACCTACCTTTTGAAGGTGCTGGCGATGCTTTGCTCGATCGGGAAGGACGCTGGCTGTGGGCTGGATACGGTTTCCGCTCGGAACTCGACTCCCACCCCTATCTTGCCAAATGGCTGGATATCGAAGTGCTATCGTTGCGGCTGACAGATGAGCGGTTCTACCATCTGGATACCTGCTTCTGTCCTCTCAGCGGTGGCTACTTGCTCTACTATCCAGCCGCGTTTGATTCTTACTCGAATCGCTTAATTGAAATGCGGGTCGCACCAGAAAAGCGAATTGCCATTGAGGAAGCGGATGCGGTCAACTTCGCTTGCAATGCGGTGAACGTAGATAGCGTTGTCATTATGAACAAGGCGAGCGATAGCCTGAAACAGCGCTTGCGTCATGTGGGATTCAGCGTGGTGGAAACGCCGCTGACGGAATTTCTCAAAGCTGGTGGAGCGGCTAAGTGCCTGACTCTGAGGGTAACCGAGCCGGTGCGGACAGAAGTACACGCGAATGTGTCAGTGGAAAGTCGCACGATTCGGATGGAAGGTCACTTGCTGGATGCCGGTCTGATCAGTCGCGCTTTAGACTTGGTTGTAGACACTGGTGGTAGTTTCCAAGTACTGAATTTCAATTTGGGAGAGCAACGCCAAAGTACTTCTTCGGCGGAAGTGAAGGTGTCGGCTCCTTCTCACGACATCATGGAAGAGATCATGACCCAGCTGATCGATCTGGGTGCTTTGCCTCGTCCGCAAGAAGTTTGCGATGTCAATACCGCATCTGTGACGCAAGCGGGTGTCGCTCCCGATGATTTTTACGTTACAACTATTTATCCGACAGAAGTGCGGGTGAATTGCCAGTGGGTGAGGGTGCAAAATCAGCGTATGGATGGCGCGATCGCAGTTAACCACACTCCTGATGGCCTAGTAGCTCGCTGCAAGTTGCTGCGGGATCTGGAAGTGGGAGATCTGGTAATTGTGGGTGTGGAAGGTATCCGCACGATCCGCAAGACTGAATCCCGCGAACAGCGTAATACCCAGGAATTCAGCTTTATGGGTGCGGGTGTTTCCAGCGAACGCCGTGTGGAATTAGTTGTGGAACAAATTGCCTGGGAACTGCGCCAAATTCGCGATCGCGCTGGCAAGGTGGTGGTAACGGCTGGGCCGGTAGTAATTCATACTGGTGGCGGCGAACACCTGTCGCGTCTGATCCGGGATGGCTACGTACAGGCGTTGCTGGGTGGAAATGCCATCGCTGTCCACGATATCGAGCAAGCGATGATGGGCACCTCGTTGGGTGTGGATATGAAACGCGGTGTCGCTGTGCGTGGCGGACACCGACATCACTTGAAGGTAATTAATACTGTTCGTCGTTGCGGCAGTATTGCCAATGCGGTGGAAATGGGAATTATCCGCAGTGGTGTGATGTACGAGTGCGTTCGCAGCAATGTGCCGTTCTGTTTGGCAGGTTCGATTCGGGATGATGGCCCCTTGCCGGATACGCAAATGGATTTGATTAAGGCGCAAGAAGAATATGCCCGCTTGTTGCAAGGTGCGGATATGATTTTGATGCTGTCTTCGATGTTGCACTCGATCGGTGTGGGCAATATGACGCCTGCTGGGGTGAAGATGGTGTGTGTGGATATTAACCCGGCGGTGGTGACGAAATTGAGCGATCGGGGTTCGATCGAATCTGTTGGTGTCGTTACCGATGTGGGATTATTCCTCAGTTTGCTGGTGCAACAGTTGGATAAGTTGACCAGTCCTTATAGTCTCGCTCAAAAAGTCTAACCAAGTGGGTGGGCAATGCCCACCCTACTACTGATTGTGGGAAAGTCAAAAGTCAAAAGTCAAAAGTCAAAAGTCAAAACTTACAATTTCTTCCCTTTTCCTTTTTCCCTTTTCCCTTTTCCCTTTTCCCCCTAGCCCCTAACCCCTAACCCCTAACCCCTAGCTATATTTTAATTTTGCAGGGCAGTTTGATGGTAAAAGTCGTGCCAATTCCCACTTCGCTTTCGACAGCGATCGTGCCACCGTGTAATTCAACAGCTTTTTTGACAACTGTCAATCCCAAACCATTCCCTGCGATCGCACCCACATTACTGCACCGATGAAACGCTTCAAACAATTTTCCTAAATCTTTTTGCGGGATACCGATTCCTTCGTCTCGCACGCGGAAAATTACTACTTTTTCAGTTGTCAATATTCCTTGTTCATTTGTGATTTCTTCTCTTGCACTGAC
The sequence above is a segment of the Aerosakkonema funiforme FACHB-1375 genome. Coding sequences within it:
- the argZ gene encoding bifunctional arginine dihydrolase/ornithine cyclodeaminase — its product is MSSPIRFLMCPPDHYDVDYVINPWMEGNVHKSSRDRAVDQWQGLYHILKDHAIVDLVTPQKGWPDMVFTANAGLVLGENVVLSRFYHKERQGEEPHFKEWFESQGYTVHELPKDLPFEGAGDALLDREGRWLWAGYGFRSELDSHPYLAKWLDIEVLSLRLTDERFYHLDTCFCPLSGGYLLYYPAAFDSYSNRLIEMRVAPEKRIAIEEADAVNFACNAVNVDSVVIMNKASDSLKQRLRHVGFSVVETPLTEFLKAGGAAKCLTLRVTEPVRTEVHANVSVESRTIRMEGHLLDAGLISRALDLVVDTGGSFQVLNFNLGEQRQSTSSAEVKVSAPSHDIMEEIMTQLIDLGALPRPQEVCDVNTASVTQAGVAPDDFYVTTIYPTEVRVNCQWVRVQNQRMDGAIAVNHTPDGLVARCKLLRDLEVGDLVIVGVEGIRTIRKTESREQRNTQEFSFMGAGVSSERRVELVVEQIAWELRQIRDRAGKVVVTAGPVVIHTGGGEHLSRLIRDGYVQALLGGNAIAVHDIEQAMMGTSLGVDMKRGVAVRGGHRHHLKVINTVRRCGSIANAVEMGIIRSGVMYECVRSNVPFCLAGSIRDDGPLPDTQMDLIKAQEEYARLLQGADMILMLSSMLHSIGVGNMTPAGVKMVCVDINPAVVTKLSDRGSIESVGVVTDVGLFLSLLVQQLDKLTSPYSLAQKV